A window of the Hordeum vulgare subsp. vulgare chromosome 5H, MorexV3_pseudomolecules_assembly, whole genome shotgun sequence genome harbors these coding sequences:
- the LOC123397827 gene encoding transcription initiation factor TFIID subunit 10-like isoform X1, whose protein sequence is MMGSNNPGGAGGGMAPGMGAGGSDGRHDDEAVLTEFLSSLMDYNPMIPDELVEHYLGRSGFHCPDLRLTRLVAVATQKFISDVASDSLQHCKARVAAPIKDNKSKQPKDRRLVLTMDDLSKALREHGVNLKHPEYFADSPSAGMGHSTREE, encoded by the exons ATGATGGGAAGCAACAACCCCGGCGGCGCAGGAGGAGGGATGGCTCCGGGCATGGGGGCGGGCGGCAGCGATGGGCGGCATGATGATGAGGCTGTACTCACCGAGTTCCTCTCCTCCCTCATGGACTACAACCCCATG ATTCCGGACGAGCTCGTGGAGCACTACCTTGGCCGCAGCGGCTTCCACTGCCCCGACCTACGCCT TACAAGGCTGGTTGCTGTAGCTACTCAAAAGTTCATTTCAGACGTTGCAAGTGACTCCCTTCA GCATTGCAAAGCGAGGGTTGCAGCACCTATCAAAGACAACAAGAGCAAACAACCGAAG GATAGGCGTCTTGTATTGACAATGGATGATCTTTCAAAAGCCCTGCGCGAG CATGGTGTTAACCTGAAACACCCAGAGTATTTTGCGGACAGCCCGTCAGCAGGGATGGGCCATTCAACAAGAGAGGAGTAg
- the LOC123397827 gene encoding transcription initiation factor TFIID subunit 10-like isoform X2 encodes MMGSNNPGGAGGGMAPGMGAGGSDGRHDDEAVLTEFLSSLMDYNPMIPDELVEHYLGRSGFHCPDLRLHCKARVAAPIKDNKSKQPKDRRLVLTMDDLSKALREHGVNLKHPEYFADSPSAGMGHSTREE; translated from the exons ATGATGGGAAGCAACAACCCCGGCGGCGCAGGAGGAGGGATGGCTCCGGGCATGGGGGCGGGCGGCAGCGATGGGCGGCATGATGATGAGGCTGTACTCACCGAGTTCCTCTCCTCCCTCATGGACTACAACCCCATG ATTCCGGACGAGCTCGTGGAGCACTACCTTGGCCGCAGCGGCTTCCACTGCCCCGACCTACGCCT GCATTGCAAAGCGAGGGTTGCAGCACCTATCAAAGACAACAAGAGCAAACAACCGAAG GATAGGCGTCTTGTATTGACAATGGATGATCTTTCAAAAGCCCTGCGCGAG CATGGTGTTAACCTGAAACACCCAGAGTATTTTGCGGACAGCCCGTCAGCAGGGATGGGCCATTCAACAAGAGAGGAGTAg
- the LOC123397831 gene encoding transcription factor MYB36-like produces MGRAPCCDKASVKKGPWAAEEDDVLRAYVADHGTPGNWIALPRKIGLNRCGKSCRLRWLNYLRPNIRHGGFTDEEDRLICSLYVSVGSRWSTIAAQLPGRTDNDVKNYWNTKLKRRLLGGGRRPIRYALPHLQPQPRLLLASPTGGGASTALERMQLSVQRRHVGLQDTPGLPLYGNLWPAQQSVLSPAAGYSGFWSHIQDHQRTWGSGGTMPLSTSPTGETAVGVGSSSSTPAASSVTFDGDMEDEIEMLLQQIGCLEEEGSGQLIAGEAADDGSAGSWSSCSTPGVDSVFQGYVQGQGQ; encoded by the exons ATGGGCAGGGCGCCGTGCTGCGACAAGGCGAGCGTGAAGAAGGGCCcgtgggcggcggaggaggacgaCGTGCTCAGGGCCtacgtcgccgaccacggcacccCCGGCAACTGGATCGCGCTCCCCCGCAAGATCG GGCTCAACAGGTGCGGCAAGAGCTGCCGGCTGCGGTGGCTCAACTACCTCCGGCCCAACATCCGGCACGGCGGCTTCACCGACGAGGAGGACCGGCTGATATGCAGCCTCTACGTCAGCGTCGGGAGCAGGTGGTCGACCATCGCCGCGCAGCTGCCGGGGAGGACGGACAACGACGTCAAGAACTACTGGAACACCAAGCTCAAGCGGCGCCTGCTCGGTGGCGGCCGCCGCCCCATCAGGTACGCGCTGCCGCACCTGCAGCCACAGCCGCGCCTCCTCCTCGCGAGCCCCACCGGCGGCGGCGCATCGACGGCGCTGGAGAGGATGCAGCTGAGCGTGCAGCGACGCCACGTCGGCCTCCAAGACACCCCGGGGCTCCCCTTGTACGGCAACCTCTGGCCAGCCCAGCAATCTGTACTCTCTCCTGCCGCTGGTTACTCCGGGTTCTGGTCTCatatccaagatcatcagcgCACCTGGGGCAGCGGCGGCACCATGCCGCTGTCCACGAGCCCCACGGGCGAGACAGCGGTGGGCGTAGGGAGCTCGAGCTCCACACCGGCAGCGAGCTCCGTGACTTTCGACGGCGACATGGAGGACGAGATCGAGATGCTGCTCCAGCAGATAGGGTgcttggaggaggaaggcagcggcCAGCTGATTGCCGGCGAGGCGGCGGACGACGGCAGCGCTGGTTCTTGGAGCTCCTGTTCCACTCCAGGAGTGGACTCGGTGTTCCAGGGCTATGTACAAGGGCAAGGGCAGTAG